In Caldicellulosiruptor morganii, the following proteins share a genomic window:
- a CDS encoding AAA family ATPase yields the protein MKPLFLKIENFKSYGESQNEIDFSNIKVACIVGRNGNGKSSVAEAIAWALFGEFERLQTGKRGKISETEYINTNKDYMQVEFEFEMDGIIYRVVRRLDRRGKKYLSLFIKKNDVLIPITEANYTQTQNRLEKILGIDFNVFLHSAYLSQKRTEDFLLSSPENRREILAKILNLSIYDRINDLARERRKEKKVLLEIKAGEYEENIKIASEQDSIKNVISDLEQRSKEITAKLDIVKNDLNNLMNQKYQTEQVIKDIRRKKGEKDEYEKKLNEIRKKIESAKNELLRIENDLKNQHEITAKACEYEQLKSILDVLQKDYERYISLKNDIALIEKEKNSKEEQKKIFEKSVEEYRLKISGETAELSKYQQELESLKGEISGIEKDLEEIKNFKSQLDSKKEEAAKYEKALEVVESKLKELATSYRLIESNKGKCPVCLREIKGEEEKEHIKREIATQGKEYKEKKEKLGEELSKLKKDIEQLEQKVKQEDILRSKEKRLHGLFENLKAKIDQKYKNIESLQNSIKQSQEKIYTFDAEVIELTKKLQDLNNKLYQLNFDEANYKRVFQKAKELEVYLKLLKEIEIKKVKAENLKKNLNEYQNEALQLQKKLEEIEKDILQMSSNSPEEKLKEIQTSINGYEAKVKELEAKLSSTMKEMGIFEQRLEQAKQAEQKVTSLEKEIEELKKEIEIYDIIIDVTGPDGIKNEIIANTLPLIRDEANRLLKLLTDGAFSIDFKTQKETASGKTIETLQIEISDINGTRNYELFSGGELFRINFAIRIALAKVLLKRAGASIRMLILDEGFGSQDEEGKDHIIECLNQIKDQFDTILVITHIEDLMDAFDQRIVVKKDMEGSKIFIV from the coding sequence GTGAAGCCGCTTTTTTTGAAGATTGAGAACTTTAAATCTTACGGAGAAAGTCAAAATGAGATAGATTTTAGCAATATAAAAGTTGCATGTATTGTTGGTAGAAACGGCAACGGTAAATCTTCGGTTGCAGAAGCCATTGCATGGGCACTTTTTGGCGAGTTTGAAAGACTTCAGACTGGCAAGCGTGGAAAAATCTCTGAGACAGAGTATATAAATACGAATAAAGACTACATGCAGGTTGAGTTTGAGTTTGAGATGGATGGTATAATATACAGGGTTGTTAGAAGGCTTGACAGAAGAGGCAAGAAATATCTTTCACTTTTTATTAAGAAAAATGATGTGCTCATTCCCATAACTGAAGCAAATTACACTCAGACACAAAACAGGCTTGAAAAGATACTGGGTATTGATTTTAACGTCTTTTTGCACTCTGCATACCTTTCTCAGAAACGAACAGAGGACTTTTTGCTGTCCTCTCCGGAGAACAGACGGGAGATTCTGGCAAAAATCTTGAACCTCAGCATATATGACCGGATAAACGATCTTGCAAGGGAGAGGAGAAAAGAAAAGAAGGTATTGCTTGAAATAAAAGCAGGAGAATATGAAGAAAATATTAAGATTGCTTCTGAACAGGACAGCATCAAGAATGTTATTTCAGATCTTGAGCAAAGATCAAAAGAAATCACAGCTAAGTTAGATATTGTTAAAAATGATCTCAACAACCTTATGAATCAGAAGTACCAGACAGAGCAGGTTATCAAAGATATAAGAAGAAAAAAGGGAGAAAAGGATGAATATGAAAAGAAACTTAATGAGATCAGGAAAAAGATTGAAAGTGCTAAAAATGAGCTTTTGAGAATAGAAAATGATCTTAAAAACCAGCATGAAATAACTGCGAAAGCCTGCGAGTATGAACAGCTGAAATCTATTTTAGATGTTTTGCAAAAGGATTATGAAAGGTATATATCACTCAAAAATGATATAGCGCTTATTGAAAAAGAAAAAAATAGCAAAGAGGAACAGAAGAAGATATTTGAAAAATCTGTGGAAGAATATAGATTAAAAATCTCAGGTGAGACAGCTGAACTTTCAAAATACCAGCAGGAGCTGGAGAGTTTAAAAGGGGAAATATCAGGTATTGAAAAGGATCTTGAAGAAATAAAAAATTTCAAATCCCAGTTGGACTCAAAAAAAGAAGAGGCTGCTAAATACGAAAAAGCTCTGGAGGTTGTGGAGAGCAAACTTAAAGAACTTGCAACAAGCTACAGATTAATTGAGTCAAATAAAGGTAAATGTCCTGTATGTTTGCGTGAAATAAAGGGTGAAGAGGAAAAAGAGCACATAAAAAGGGAAATAGCAACTCAGGGAAAAGAATACAAAGAAAAGAAAGAAAAGCTGGGTGAAGAGCTGTCAAAGCTCAAAAAAGATATAGAACAGCTTGAACAGAAGGTAAAGCAGGAGGATATTTTGCGTTCAAAGGAGAAGAGACTTCATGGGCTTTTTGAAAACTTAAAGGCAAAGATAGATCAGAAATATAAAAATATAGAGAGTTTGCAAAACTCCATAAAGCAGAGTCAGGAAAAGATATATACTTTTGATGCTGAGGTAATTGAACTTACAAAAAAACTTCAGGATTTGAACAATAAGCTCTATCAACTGAACTTTGATGAAGCAAATTACAAACGCGTTTTTCAAAAAGCAAAAGAGCTTGAGGTGTATTTGAAACTTTTAAAGGAGATAGAGATAAAGAAGGTTAAAGCAGAAAATCTTAAAAAGAATCTCAATGAATATCAAAATGAAGCTTTGCAGCTTCAAAAGAAGCTTGAAGAGATAGAAAAAGACATTTTGCAGATGTCTTCTAATTCTCCGGAAGAGAAGCTGAAAGAAATACAGACCAGTATAAATGGCTATGAGGCAAAGGTAAAAGAGCTTGAAGCTAAATTGTCTTCCACAATGAAAGAAATGGGTATTTTTGAGCAAAGACTTGAACAGGCAAAACAGGCAGAACAAAAAGTAACTTCGCTTGAGAAAGAGATTGAAGAGCTGAAAAAGGAGATAGAGATTTACGATATCATCATTGATGTAACCGGTCCTGATGGGATAAAGAATGAGATAATTGCCAACACTCTGCCGCTTATCAGAGATGAAGCAAACAGGCTTTTAAAGCTCCTGACAGATGGTGCTTTTTCAATTGACTTTAAAACACAGAAAGAGACAGCTTCCGGGAAAACAATAGAGACCCTTCAAATAGAGATTTCGGATATAAACGGTACAAGGAACTATGAGCTTTTTTCGGGTGGCGAACTTTTCAGGATCAACTTTGCAATCAGGATAGCGCTTGCCAAAGTGCTTCTGAAAAGAGCCGGTGCTTCAATCAGGATGCTAATCTTAGACGAGGGCTTTGGTTCACAGGATGAAGAAGGGAAAGACCATATAATAGAGTGCTTGAACCAGATCAAGGACCAGTTTGATACAATACTTGTGATAACTCATATCGAAGATTTGATGGATGCATTTGACCAGAGAATAGTTGTAAAAAAAGATATGGAAGGGTCCAAAATTTTTATTGTATAA
- a CDS encoding metallophosphoesterase family protein — MPVKGVHTADLHFGVTTYSRETPDGLGSRVHDFFRTFDRILDYIRKENINLLLITGDIFKDREPNSTLRNMFYKRIVEIAREGVLVVIVPGNHDMHPFETRHHTVKVFEIFNQENIVVMDKFFETKVFKINQEKIRIIAVPYLYLERFIDRTIEKIDQLEQNIANFFEKKLTEVLDSCDDDIPTILAGHFAVSEAEIGSERMIMVGKEVKVPLSVLLNPRLKFVALGHIHRTQVLHSENPAVLYCGSPDRIDFSEAQDQKGFVVFEIDKDNFWFGFQPVVTRPFYQLEIDLFEPDGDVNRIILSELERKIKTLEESHGNVKTSVLKLTIKTQSLLKEKINLKSIEEHLKENCFILAPVEVQILDTRKDFRIADVDEKSDPVFAFERYLSASQKYKDIKNKNEVVTVFKTLLDEVKES; from the coding sequence ATGCCTGTAAAAGGTGTTCACACAGCAGATCTTCATTTCGGTGTGACAACATACAGCAGGGAAACTCCCGACGGGCTTGGTTCACGTGTTCATGATTTTTTCAGAACGTTTGACAGGATTCTGGATTATATAAGAAAAGAGAATATAAATCTTTTGTTAATTACGGGTGACATTTTCAAAGACAGGGAACCGAATTCCACTTTGAGGAATATGTTTTACAAAAGGATTGTTGAGATTGCCAGAGAAGGAGTACTGGTTGTAATAGTGCCGGGGAATCATGATATGCATCCGTTTGAAACAAGACATCATACAGTAAAGGTTTTTGAGATATTCAATCAGGAAAATATTGTTGTGATGGATAAATTTTTCGAAACAAAGGTATTTAAGATAAACCAGGAGAAAATAAGGATTATAGCCGTACCTTACCTTTACCTTGAAAGATTTATTGACAGGACAATTGAAAAGATTGATCAGCTTGAACAGAACATCGCCAATTTCTTTGAGAAAAAATTGACAGAGGTTCTGGATTCATGTGATGATGATATACCCACAATCCTGGCAGGACATTTTGCGGTCAGCGAAGCAGAGATTGGCAGCGAAAGAATGATTATGGTAGGGAAAGAGGTAAAAGTGCCACTTTCTGTGCTTCTAAATCCAAGGCTCAAATTTGTTGCACTTGGGCACATCCACAGGACGCAGGTTTTGCACTCTGAAAACCCGGCAGTTTTGTACTGCGGATCACCTGACAGGATAGACTTTTCAGAAGCTCAGGACCAGAAAGGATTTGTGGTGTTTGAAATAGATAAAGACAATTTTTGGTTTGGCTTTCAGCCTGTTGTAACAAGACCATTTTATCAGCTTGAGATTGACCTGTTTGAGCCGGATGGAGATGTCAACAGAATAATCTTATCAGAGTTGGAAAGGAAAATAAAAACGCTGGAAGAAAGCCATGGCAATGTAAAAACGTCGGTTTTGAAACTTACAATAAAAACACAGAGTTTGTTAAAGGAAAAGATAAATTTAAAGAGTATAGAAGAGCACTTAAAAGAAAATTGTTTTATTCTGGCTCCGGTTGAAGTGCAGATTTTGGATACCAGAAAGGATTTTAGGATTGCCGATGTGGATGAAAAGTCAGATCCTGTTTTCGCATTTGAAAGATACTTATCCGCAAGTCAAAAGTATAAAGATATAAAGAACAAAAATGAGGTTGTGACAGTTTTTAAGACTTTGCTTGATGAAGTGAAGGAAAGTTAA
- a CDS encoding ATP-binding protein encodes MQENFYKQEKIGKVIGGSFLEGLAIKVEDQSIIEDTRIGSILVSQTEKKKYYCMLTDMVIEGMNRQSLSELPRGSSFSLLNKITRGTSIYTVFKAQPVLAFDLKEGRNQPIRNIPVHASDVRKATYDDIQDVFGSFEKDPKRFFPIGSVLDMDESTQVCIDIDRFIERSSGIYGRTGTGKSFIARIIMAGIILSDKASLLIFDAHSDHGPDSVDEENHMIKGLKSLFGNKVQIMTIDQSSANRAGVLPIEIDVRDVEVDDILSISEDLNLNETAEQVMIALKNRLDAQGRHWLEEILTNGEELAEEFKDSEAVVNRSSLLALIRKISMLKELPYLRYGRRPGTNSIDIILDYLQRGISVDITFGNSDKLLHYLFVTNVLSRRIYKKYMDMYEKHISNRKKYPAPRPLVIAIEEAHRFLSPDVAKQTIFGTIAREMRKAKVSLMCIDQRPSQIHSEIASQIGTRIILALSDEADIASALAGMKNSKQLRGIIESLDSKQQALVIGHAVPMPIAIKTREYDRSFYDFISLYVPKNDIEENYKKVLDAADEFLKEMEY; translated from the coding sequence ATGCAGGAGAATTTTTATAAACAGGAGAAGATTGGCAAGGTTATAGGTGGTTCTTTTTTAGAGGGGCTTGCAATAAAGGTTGAAGACCAGTCTATAATTGAGGATACAAGGATAGGCAGTATCCTTGTCAGCCAGACAGAAAAGAAAAAGTACTATTGTATGCTTACTGATATGGTAATTGAAGGTATGAACAGGCAGTCGTTATCTGAGCTTCCAAGGGGGAGCAGTTTTTCGCTGTTAAATAAAATCACAAGAGGGACTTCAATTTACACAGTATTCAAAGCACAGCCTGTGCTTGCGTTTGACCTGAAAGAGGGTAGAAATCAGCCAATAAGGAATATTCCTGTTCATGCATCGGATGTGAGAAAAGCAACATATGACGATATTCAGGATGTGTTCGGAAGTTTTGAAAAAGACCCAAAGCGCTTTTTCCCAATCGGAAGTGTTCTTGACATGGATGAAAGCACTCAGGTGTGTATTGACATAGATAGATTTATTGAAAGAAGCAGCGGCATTTACGGTCGAACAGGGACAGGTAAGTCTTTTATTGCAAGGATTATAATGGCGGGAATTATTCTTTCTGACAAAGCATCTTTGCTGATATTTGATGCACATTCAGACCACGGACCGGATAGTGTTGATGAAGAAAATCATATGATAAAGGGACTGAAGAGCCTTTTTGGCAATAAAGTCCAGATAATGACAATTGATCAAAGCAGTGCAAACAGAGCGGGAGTTCTTCCCATAGAGATTGATGTGAGGGATGTTGAAGTTGATGATATTCTATCAATCTCGGAGGATCTGAACTTGAATGAAACAGCAGAGCAGGTAATGATTGCACTAAAAAACAGGTTGGATGCACAGGGAAGACACTGGCTTGAAGAAATCCTGACAAATGGTGAAGAACTTGCTGAAGAGTTTAAAGACAGTGAGGCTGTGGTCAACAGAAGTTCACTTTTAGCTTTAATACGAAAGATTTCTATGCTAAAAGAGCTACCCTATCTTCGCTATGGCAGAAGACCCGGTACAAATTCAATTGATATAATACTTGACTATCTTCAAAGAGGCATTAGCGTTGACATTACCTTTGGCAATAGTGATAAGCTACTTCATTATCTTTTTGTCACAAATGTGCTTTCAAGGCGAATATACAAAAAATACATGGATATGTATGAGAAGCATATTTCAAATAGAAAGAAATATCCAGCACCAAGACCGCTTGTGATTGCCATAGAAGAAGCACATAGATTTTTGTCGCCAGATGTTGCAAAGCAGACTATCTTTGGAACAATAGCAAGAGAGATGAGAAAGGCAAAGGTAAGTCTTATGTGCATAGACCAGCGTCCATCTCAAATACACAGTGAAATAGCATCTCAGATAGGTACAAGAATTATTCTGGCACTTTCTGATGAGGCAGACATTGCGAGTGCTCTTGCCGGTATGAAAAATAGCAAGCAGCTTCGAGGTATCATTGAGTCTCTTGATTCAAAACAGCAGGCGCTTGTGATTGGGCATGCTGTCCCAATGCCGATTGCTATTAAAACAAGAGAGTATGATAGGAGCTTTTATGATTTTATTTCTCTTTACGTTCCAAAGAATGACATTGAAGAAAATTACAAAAAGGTACTTGATGCAGCAGATGAGTTTTTGAAAGAGATGGAATATTAA
- a CDS encoding DNA double-strand break repair nuclease NurA — MLDFHSLVQQINQKKNVIQEKEKEVKENIHEVLQFLSFLDNQKVESVLSKIPGKAEKNEILFCLPYYSNFDEFMMSFLCEIQTSYEVFAVDGSNTEIDRHISQPYYLLNIACVDIVYDSKNSHFNYQTYPYIYLDEELYSRKEAQAIKSPSEISRERQAKEYMAILDYVENSLPRSELRLVLYDGNLIDWTQDRQGLRFGRRANPELERIFELAEKKSIAVCGFISMPKNSIISNLYRIYKCEKTRIDCRECSKEEKRDCEKIERIRDVFLFSHLKNGQHSNVFYTLGRAFDEFEDTDITYVYLATGYEVARIEVPVYVAKDRDWLEKCVGAIYHQCQIGFGYPISLTHAHEFSAISHQDKTAIESMLFEMGDSVLPYSAKKNNKVKRII; from the coding sequence ATGTTAGATTTTCACAGTTTAGTTCAACAGATAAACCAGAAGAAAAATGTGATACAGGAAAAGGAAAAAGAGGTAAAAGAAAATATTCATGAAGTTCTTCAATTTTTGAGCTTTTTAGATAATCAAAAAGTAGAAAGTGTACTTTCAAAAATTCCAGGGAAAGCTGAAAAAAATGAAATCTTATTTTGTCTTCCATATTACAGTAATTTTGATGAATTCATGATGAGTTTTTTATGTGAAATTCAGACAAGTTATGAGGTATTTGCGGTAGATGGCAGCAATACAGAGATTGACAGGCATATCTCACAACCCTACTATCTTTTGAACATTGCCTGTGTGGATATTGTTTATGATAGTAAAAATAGCCATTTTAATTACCAGACATATCCATACATCTACCTTGATGAAGAACTTTACTCAAGAAAAGAAGCTCAGGCAATCAAAAGTCCCTCAGAAATATCAAGAGAAAGACAGGCAAAAGAGTACATGGCTATTTTGGATTATGTTGAAAACTCTTTACCCAGGAGTGAACTGAGACTTGTTCTTTATGACGGGAATCTTATCGACTGGACACAGGACAGGCAGGGTTTGCGCTTTGGCAGGAGGGCAAATCCTGAGCTTGAAAGGATTTTTGAGCTTGCGGAAAAGAAAAGCATTGCAGTTTGTGGTTTTATATCAATGCCAAAAAACTCTATTATTTCAAATCTTTATAGAATTTATAAATGTGAAAAGACAAGGATTGATTGCAGGGAGTGCAGCAAAGAAGAAAAGAGAGATTGTGAGAAGATAGAGAGAATAAGAGATGTGTTTTTGTTCTCACATCTGAAAAATGGACAGCACTCAAATGTGTTTTATACACTGGGAAGAGCTTTTGATGAGTTTGAAGACACAGACATTACTTATGTTTACCTTGCAACTGGCTATGAGGTTGCCCGAATAGAAGTTCCTGTTTATGTTGCAAAAGACAGAGATTGGCTTGAAAAATGTGTTGGTGCTATATATCACCAGTGTCAGATTGGTTTTGGTTATCCTATTTCGCTTACACATGCTCATGAGTTTTCTGCCATTTCACATCAGGACAAAACAGCCATAGAAAGTATGCTTTTTGAGATGGGGGACAGTGTTTTACCTTATTCTGCAAAGAAAAACAACAAAGTGAAAAGAATAATTTAA
- the ispF gene encoding 2-C-methyl-D-erythritol 2,4-cyclodiphosphate synthase — translation MFRVGIGYDVHRFEEKRKLILGGVEIPFEKGLLGHSDADVLIHAIIDAILGAMGENDIGKLFPDTDMKYKDISSITLLKEVSKLLVSKGMSIVNIDTTVVAQKPKISPYTDEMKTNIAKALNIEKTQVNIKGKTTEGLGFEGREEGISAYAVVLLHE, via the coding sequence ATGTTTAGGGTGGGGATTGGATATGATGTTCACAGATTTGAAGAGAAAAGAAAACTAATTTTGGGCGGTGTTGAAATTCCATTTGAAAAAGGGCTTCTGGGGCATTCTGATGCAGATGTCTTGATTCACGCGATAATTGACGCAATACTTGGAGCTATGGGCGAGAATGATATTGGAAAGCTATTTCCTGACACTGATATGAAATATAAGGACATTTCAAGCATCACCCTTTTAAAAGAGGTTTCAAAACTTTTGGTAAGCAAAGGAATGAGTATAGTCAACATAGACACAACAGTTGTTGCACAAAAGCCAAAGATTTCTCCATACACCGATGAGATGAAGACAAACATTGCAAAAGCCTTAAATATTGAAAAAACTCAGGTTAATATTAAGGGAAAAACCACAGAAGGTTTGGGCTTTGAAGGAAGAGAAGAAGGAATTTCAGCATATGCAGTTGTTCTATTGCACGAATAA
- a CDS encoding nucleotidyltransferase family protein: protein MKFGIEEVIFDRIINLIRNEKSIKKAILFGSRARGDFTKYSDIDIAIIVDGKMSPEFKLDLDEAAGLYKIDIVELEGLENETFKNRILKEGIVIFERGV, encoded by the coding sequence ATGAAATTTGGGATTGAAGAAGTCATATTTGACAGGATTATAAATCTTATCAGAAATGAAAAGTCTATCAAGAAAGCTATATTGTTTGGTTCAAGAGCAAGGGGTGATTTTACTAAATATTCAGACATTGATATTGCAATAATTGTGGATGGCAAAATGTCACCTGAATTCAAATTGGATCTTGACGAGGCTGCAGGGCTTTATAAAATTGACATAGTTGAACTTGAGGGATTGGAAAATGAGACCTTCAAAAATAGAATCTTGAAAGAAGGAATTGTAATATTTGAAAGGGGAGTTTAA
- a CDS encoding aspartate-semialdehyde dehydrogenase: MAIVGATGMVGRTFLKVLEERNLPVEEYYLFASSRSAGSRVEFMGKEYVVEELKEDSFDRGIDIALFSAGASTSLHFAPIAASRGCIVIDNSSAWRMEKDVPLVVPEVNPEDIKWHKGIIANPNCSTIQAVVVLKPLHDKYKIKRIVYSTYQAVSGAGYQGYLDLEEGLKGAPPKKFPYPIAGNVIPHIDVFLENGYTKEEMKMINETRKILHDDSIKITATTVRVPVFNGHSESINVEFEKQFDLEELKEILRCAPGVVVQDDPANLLYPMPIYVSGKDEVYVGRIRRDESVESGVNLWVVADNIRKGAATNAVQIAEKVIEYFFN; this comes from the coding sequence ATGGCAATAGTAGGCGCAACCGGTATGGTTGGGAGAACTTTTTTGAAGGTACTGGAGGAAAGAAATCTTCCGGTTGAAGAGTATTACCTTTTTGCATCAAGCCGGTCAGCCGGCAGCAGGGTTGAATTTATGGGAAAGGAATATGTTGTTGAAGAGCTAAAAGAAGACTCATTTGACAGGGGAATAGACATTGCTCTGTTCTCAGCCGGTGCATCAACATCACTTCATTTTGCACCAATTGCAGCTTCCAGAGGCTGTATTGTAATTGACAACTCCAGCGCATGGCGTATGGAAAAAGATGTTCCTCTGGTTGTTCCAGAGGTGAATCCAGAAGATATAAAGTGGCACAAAGGAATTATTGCAAATCCAAACTGCTCAACAATTCAAGCAGTTGTTGTTCTAAAACCTTTACATGACAAATATAAAATAAAGAGAATTGTATATTCAACATATCAGGCAGTCTCAGGTGCCGGATATCAAGGATATCTGGATCTGGAAGAAGGGTTAAAAGGTGCACCGCCAAAGAAATTTCCGTATCCAATCGCAGGGAATGTGATTCCTCATATTGACGTATTCCTGGAAAATGGATATACAAAAGAAGAGATGAAGATGATAAACGAAACAAGAAAGATCTTGCACGATGACTCTATCAAAATCACAGCAACCACTGTGAGAGTACCCGTGTTCAATGGTCACAGCGAGTCAATTAACGTTGAATTTGAAAAACAGTTCGATTTAGAAGAGCTAAAAGAAATTTTAAGATGTGCACCCGGTGTGGTTGTTCAGGACGACCCTGCAAATCTTCTGTATCCAATGCCAATCTATGTCTCCGGCAAGGACGAAGTTTATGTTGGAAGAATCAGAAGAGATGAATCTGTTGAAAGTGGCGTAAACTTATGGGTTGTTGCTGACAATATCAGAAAAGGCGCAGCCACAAATGCTGTCCAGATAGCCGAGAAGGTAATTGAGTATTTCTTTAATTGA
- the dapA gene encoding 4-hydroxy-tetrahydrodipicolinate synthase: MSIFKGSGVALITPFKDEDSVDFEALGRLVDFHLEHKTDAIIVCGTTGEPSTMPDDEHLEVIRFVIDRVAGKKPVIAGVGSNHTKHAVYLSKKAQELGADGLLHVTPYYNKTTQKGLIEHFKEINDAVSIPIIVYNVPSRTGLNLLPETMKELSKLSNIKAIKEASGNITQVAEIAMLCPEIDIYSGNDDQIVPVLSVGGIGVISVLANILPDETHDIVEYFLNGQIQKAKELQLKLLPIIKALFIEVNPIPVKEAMNMMGFNVGKPRLPLTTMTEKNREILKKALIDYGIKIRE; this comes from the coding sequence ATGTCAATTTTTAAGGGCTCAGGTGTTGCGTTAATCACTCCTTTCAAAGACGAAGACAGCGTGGATTTTGAAGCACTTGGCAGGCTGGTTGACTTTCATTTAGAGCACAAGACAGACGCTATCATTGTTTGCGGGACAACAGGAGAGCCTTCAACAATGCCAGACGATGAGCATTTAGAAGTGATCAGGTTTGTAATCGACAGGGTGGCCGGCAAAAAGCCTGTCATTGCAGGTGTTGGCAGTAACCACACAAAACATGCTGTTTATCTTTCCAAAAAAGCACAGGAGCTTGGTGCAGATGGTCTTTTGCATGTAACACCTTATTACAACAAAACCACACAAAAAGGCTTGATTGAACACTTTAAGGAAATAAATGATGCTGTGTCAATTCCTATAATTGTCTACAATGTACCATCAAGAACAGGACTGAATCTACTTCCCGAGACCATGAAGGAACTTTCAAAGCTTTCTAACATCAAAGCCATCAAAGAGGCAAGCGGAAACATAACACAGGTTGCAGAGATTGCCATGCTCTGCCCTGAAATTGATATCTACTCAGGAAATGACGATCAGATAGTACCGGTGCTTTCTGTTGGTGGAATTGGTGTAATCTCAGTTTTGGCAAACATTCTGCCTGATGAAACACATGACATTGTTGAGTATTTCTTAAACGGGCAGATACAAAAGGCAAAAGAGCTGCAGCTAAAGCTTCTTCCGATTATCAAAGCATTGTTTATTGAGGTAAATCCAATACCTGTAAAAGAAGCTATGAATATGATGGGCTTTAATGTCGGAAAGCCAAGACTTCCTCTTACCACAATGACTGAGAAAAATAGAGAGATACTTAAAAAAGCCCTTATTGACTATGGAATCAAAATAAGAGAATAA
- the dapB gene encoding 4-hydroxy-tetrahydrodipicolinate reductase, which translates to MLRVLLNGCNGKMGQVVSRVAKTYDDIKVVAGVDLNTTQNFDYPVYSNPFQIKEEFDVIIDFSLPEATLTILEFAKATKKPVVIATTGFTSEQKEKIIKAATEIPVFWSANMSLGVNLVAELIQKAYRTLGSRFDIEIIEKHHNQKIDAPSGTALMLADAINEVANNSYEYIYDRHTRRKKRSQNEIGIFSVRGGTIVGEHSVIFAGPDEIIEIKHTALSKEIFANGAIKAAMFIAGKSAGIYNMKDLINSM; encoded by the coding sequence ATGCTAAGAGTTTTACTCAATGGCTGCAATGGCAAGATGGGTCAGGTTGTGAGCAGAGTTGCAAAAACATATGATGATATAAAAGTTGTTGCAGGTGTTGACCTGAACACCACACAGAACTTTGACTATCCTGTTTACAGCAATCCATTTCAAATAAAGGAAGAATTTGATGTAATAATTGACTTTTCATTGCCAGAGGCAACACTAACCATTTTGGAGTTTGCAAAAGCAACGAAAAAACCTGTTGTAATTGCCACAACAGGTTTTACAAGCGAGCAGAAAGAAAAGATTATAAAAGCTGCAACAGAGATACCAGTTTTCTGGTCTGCCAACATGTCACTTGGTGTTAACCTTGTGGCAGAGCTTATACAAAAGGCATACAGAACGCTGGGAAGCAGATTTGACATTGAGATTATTGAAAAACATCACAATCAAAAGATTGATGCACCGTCCGGCACGGCACTTATGCTGGCTGATGCCATCAATGAGGTTGCAAACAACAGCTATGAATACATCTATGACAGACACACAAGAAGAAAGAAAAGATCTCAAAATGAAATAGGTATCTTTTCTGTGCGTGGAGGTACAATTGTTGGTGAGCACAGTGTAATATTTGCTGGTCCCGATGAAATCATAGAGATAAAACATACTGCACTTTCAAAGGAAATCTTTGCAAATGGTGCAATCAAAGCTGCAATGTTTATAGCGGGTAAAAGTGCGGGTATATATAATATGAAAGATTTGATTAACTCGATGTGA
- a CDS encoding ACT domain-containing protein, which yields MKPVTNLNVTQNVAMITLDNVPNKIDLIASIFSELASHGINIDMISQTAPYKGNINLSFSLDEENVPKAISALSKFKKEIPHLRIDIISNLTKLSIYGEAMRDLPGVAASLFTTLAEAGVELKMVTTSEIDISYLIDQKDEEKAVEIIKQRFDLK from the coding sequence TTGAAGCCTGTTACAAATTTAAATGTTACCCAAAATGTTGCCATGATAACCCTTGATAATGTGCCGAACAAAATAGATTTGATTGCGTCAATCTTTAGTGAATTGGCAAGTCATGGAATAAACATTGATATGATAAGTCAGACAGCACCCTATAAAGGAAACATAAATCTGTCCTTTAGCCTTGATGAAGAAAATGTACCAAAGGCAATCTCAGCCCTGAGCAAATTCAAAAAGGAAATACCACATCTTAGAATCGATATAATCTCTAACCTGACAAAACTGAGTATATACGGTGAGGCTATGAGAGATTTGCCGGGTGTTGCAGCATCTCTTTTTACAACCCTGGCAGAAGCAGGGGTTGAGCTCAAGATGGTAACAACAAGCGAGATAGATATTTCATATTTGATTGACCAGAAGGATGAAGAAAAGGCTGTTGAGATTATAAAACAGAGATTTGACTTAAAATAA